The following coding sequences are from one Devosia neptuniae window:
- the fliK gene encoding flagellar hook-length control protein FliK, translating to MPISSQFPTLVAAARNSALEALALQPGQVIAAKVLGPAPNGGTQVQIGDQMLNLVLPIPTKPGMVLQLEVQGSGSQQRLALQPLPAPVQPGTIPAAPLPVQVSIPLPTIAVPTTLPPTTLPAVSVPIAPVAAAPIPAPTLPGSAPQAAPPPAFVPPQGAVPLAPVATTTPQQPAVVAQPQGQVPPSLVSPPAVANLLPISSPTPTIQQAPTTLVAPAVPAPAIAPVTAKPTPQPAISSPATNAPIPASPAPQPPTTPQAALAQMVQTSAQRQGSVAALTAAVTAIAGKVALPEPVARAAQQVLAGRLSLNAPLNGATLQKAVLSSGIFQESALAAGRVPDQTDMKSALLTLRQTLTNWLGQQAAPIAAAMMAPPVRGGVLRARSAHEPSGIDPAATSEEAGKMLLERTDAALSRMRLHQHASLPDPTGKPGGDWSLDLPVLIGNHQTLLQMQIHRDGKGNAEQDGERGWQMRFALNLPALGEVGAHVSLRGEATGVMLWASEPETAVMLESELPQLRGALAATGLQPGAIIVRRGEPSAAPAPSGHFLDAQT from the coding sequence ATGCCGATTTCCTCGCAATTTCCAACGCTGGTCGCCGCTGCGCGCAATAGCGCGCTTGAGGCGCTGGCCTTGCAGCCGGGGCAGGTCATCGCCGCCAAAGTCCTCGGCCCTGCGCCCAATGGCGGCACCCAGGTGCAAATCGGCGACCAGATGCTCAATCTGGTGCTGCCAATTCCCACCAAGCCCGGAATGGTCCTGCAATTGGAGGTCCAGGGCAGCGGCAGCCAGCAACGCCTCGCGCTCCAGCCGCTTCCCGCGCCCGTCCAACCCGGCACCATCCCCGCCGCGCCGCTGCCAGTTCAGGTCAGCATCCCACTGCCAACCATAGCCGTGCCCACGACCCTGCCGCCGACTACATTGCCGGCCGTATCGGTGCCGATCGCGCCAGTTGCGGCGGCCCCAATCCCCGCCCCAACCTTGCCCGGTTCAGCGCCTCAGGCGGCGCCCCCACCAGCGTTCGTGCCGCCACAGGGCGCAGTGCCGCTTGCACCTGTCGCAACAACAACGCCCCAGCAACCCGCCGTAGTGGCGCAACCCCAGGGCCAGGTCCCACCGTCCCTGGTGTCTCCACCAGCCGTAGCCAATCTGTTACCAATCTCATCCCCCACGCCAACCATCCAGCAAGCGCCAACCACCCTCGTGGCTCCCGCGGTCCCCGCGCCTGCCATAGCCCCAGTTACCGCCAAGCCCACGCCGCAGCCAGCCATCTCGTCGCCCGCGACCAACGCGCCAATTCCCGCCAGCCCGGCACCACAGCCCCCAACCACCCCCCAGGCCGCATTGGCGCAGATGGTCCAGACCTCCGCTCAACGGCAGGGCAGCGTGGCCGCACTCACTGCTGCCGTGACTGCAATCGCCGGGAAAGTCGCGTTGCCGGAACCCGTGGCGCGGGCCGCCCAGCAGGTGCTGGCTGGGCGGCTGTCTTTAAACGCACCGCTCAATGGTGCAACCTTGCAGAAAGCCGTCCTCAGCTCCGGCATCTTTCAGGAAAGCGCCTTGGCTGCGGGCCGCGTGCCGGACCAGACCGACATGAAATCGGCGCTGTTGACCCTGCGCCAGACGCTGACCAATTGGCTTGGGCAACAGGCGGCGCCGATAGCAGCGGCAATGATGGCGCCGCCGGTTCGTGGCGGTGTATTGCGGGCCCGCTCGGCGCATGAACCTTCTGGCATTGATCCGGCCGCCACGTCGGAAGAAGCCGGCAAAATGCTGCTGGAGCGCACCGACGCTGCCTTGTCCCGCATGCGTCTGCATCAGCATGCGTCGCTACCTGATCCCACTGGTAAGCCGGGTGGGGACTGGAGCCTTGATTTGCCGGTGCTGATCGGCAACCACCAGACCCTGCTGCAAATGCAGATCCACCGCGACGGCAAAGGCAATGCCGAGCAGGACGGCGAGCGCGGCTGGCAAATGCGCTTCGCCCTCAATCTGCCAGCGCTTGGCGAAGTGGGCGCGCACGTCTCGTTGCGCGGTGAAGCCACCGGCGTCATGCTCTGGGCCAGTGAGCCCGAAACCGCCGTCATGCTGGAAAGTGAATTACCGCAATTGCGGGGCGCCCTTGCGGCCACTGGCCTGCAGCCTGGCGCCATCATCGTGCGTCGGGGCGAGCCTTCCGCCGCCCCTGCGCCATCCGGCCATTTCCTGGATGCCCAGACGTGA
- a CDS encoding glycosyltransferase family 2 protein, producing the protein MKLAFVIPAYNEEALIGKCLQSVVDEVARAGADADIVVVNNASTDRTGEIARSFPSVRVVDEPQKGLVNARDAGFAATKGFDLIANIDSDTVVPEGWLDTVIAEFAKDPKLVCLSGPYVYYDMSRFNRFLVTMFYGLTYLIYVFNRFILRVGSVVQGGNFVFKRAAWEQVGGYDRTIEFFGEDTDVAVRLSKVGGVKWTFALKMKTSGRRLEQEGVFRTAGTYTLNFFWVTFRGKPATKSYTDIRPH; encoded by the coding sequence ATGAAACTGGCATTTGTCATCCCGGCGTATAACGAGGAAGCGCTGATCGGCAAATGCCTGCAATCCGTGGTCGATGAGGTCGCGCGCGCCGGCGCCGACGCCGATATCGTGGTCGTCAACAACGCCTCCACCGACCGCACCGGCGAGATCGCCCGTAGCTTTCCCAGCGTCCGCGTAGTCGATGAACCGCAAAAGGGCCTGGTCAATGCCCGTGACGCCGGCTTTGCCGCCACCAAGGGTTTTGACCTGATCGCCAATATCGACAGCGATACCGTGGTGCCCGAAGGCTGGCTCGATACGGTCATCGCCGAATTCGCCAAGGACCCCAAGCTGGTCTGCCTCAGCGGCCCCTATGTCTATTACGACATGAGCCGCTTCAATCGGTTCCTGGTGACCATGTTCTATGGCCTCACCTATCTGATCTACGTGTTCAACCGCTTCATCCTGCGGGTGGGCTCGGTGGTGCAGGGCGGCAATTTCGTGTTCAAGCGCGCCGCCTGGGAGCAGGTCGGCGGCTATGATCGCACGATCGAATTCTTCGGCGAAGACACCGACGTGGCAGTGCGGCTGTCCAAGGTCGGCGGCGTCAAATGGACCTTTGCGCTGAAGATGAAGACTTCGGGCCGCCGCCTCGAGCAGGAAGGCGTATTCCGCACCGCGGGCACCTATACGCTTAACTTCTTCTGGGTCACCTTCCGCGGCAAGCCAGCCACCAAGAGCTACACCGATATCCGCCCGCATTAG
- a CDS encoding FecR family protein, translating into MIITRILFIVIGLAFALILVPAANAAGEGTAVGVKPDAVARISSSDRILEVGSDVSVGELIVTGGSGQVQIVFADGTRLVVGPGSSLLIETYLLSGPNTARKLAINALGGSFRFISGNSPKSAYSIETPTAAIAVRGTAFDLIVTRQQTLVMLYEGALQLCRNAGQCAQLAERCAVGYANSSGAAGLSMQDTRRPQVIAGFGYSRLQRQLLPDFRISGAGRCQDVGTAESINSLGDSSDRSDDDSDAPSTPTTPNTPSTPSNPNTPSTPTAPGGPNSPTTP; encoded by the coding sequence ATGATCATCACCCGAATACTGTTTATCGTCATCGGCTTGGCCTTTGCGCTGATTTTGGTTCCAGCGGCCAATGCGGCGGGTGAGGGTACGGCCGTGGGCGTCAAGCCGGACGCGGTGGCGCGCATCAGTTCAAGCGACCGGATTCTGGAAGTTGGCAGCGACGTTTCGGTGGGCGAACTGATCGTCACCGGCGGTTCGGGCCAGGTGCAGATCGTTTTTGCCGATGGCACCAGGCTGGTCGTTGGACCGGGCAGTTCGCTGCTGATCGAGACTTATCTGCTGTCGGGGCCGAATACCGCCAGGAAGCTGGCGATCAATGCCTTGGGCGGCAGCTTTCGTTTTATCTCGGGCAATAGTCCGAAATCGGCCTATTCGATCGAAACCCCCACTGCGGCCATCGCGGTTCGCGGCACCGCGTTCGATCTGATCGTTACCCGCCAGCAGACACTTGTCATGCTCTATGAGGGCGCGTTGCAGCTCTGCCGCAATGCCGGGCAATGTGCTCAATTGGCTGAGCGCTGCGCCGTGGGCTACGCAAATTCCAGCGGCGCGGCGGGTCTATCCATGCAGGACACAAGGCGGCCGCAGGTGATCGCCGGCTTCGGCTATTCGCGGTTGCAGCGGCAATTGCTGCCCGATTTCCGCATCAGCGGCGCCGGCCGGTGCCAGGATGTTGGAACTGCCGAGTCGATCAACAGCCTGGGCGATTCGTCTGACCGGTCCGATGACGACAGTGACGCGCCGAGCACACCGACGACGCCCAACACGCCGAGCACCCCATCCAATCCGAACACGCCCAGCACCCCAACGGCGCCAGGCGGCCCGAATTCGCCTACTACTCCCTAG
- a CDS encoding DUF1993 domain-containing protein → MTISMYGMTVPFFTRMLTNLLAIMDKADAYAAERNFDTGVLVASRLAPDMLPFRSQLQIATDHAKGCVSRLSGQPVPSWADDEATFDELRARLRKTLDLLATVKPEDLEGSDTRPVTLKLRAGDVTLSGEDYVVQRALPNFFFHVTTAYAILRHNGVPVGKSDYLG, encoded by the coding sequence ATGACCATCTCGATGTACGGCATGACAGTGCCGTTCTTCACGCGCATGTTGACCAATCTGCTGGCAATCATGGACAAGGCCGACGCCTATGCGGCCGAGCGCAATTTCGACACCGGCGTGCTCGTCGCCTCCCGCCTGGCGCCCGATATGCTGCCCTTCCGCAGCCAGCTGCAGATCGCCACCGATCATGCCAAGGGCTGCGTATCGCGCCTCTCCGGCCAGCCCGTTCCGTCCTGGGCCGATGACGAAGCCACGTTCGACGAGCTGCGCGCTCGCCTGCGCAAGACGCTCGACCTGCTGGCAACGGTCAAGCCGGAAGACCTTGAAGGCTCCGACACCCGTCCGGTCACCCTCAAGCTCCGGGCCGGCGATGTCACCCTGTCAGGTGAGGACTATGTCGTGCAGCGGGCGCTGCCCAACTTCTTTTTCCACGTCACCACGGCCTACGCCATCCTCCGGCACAATGGCGTGCCGGTCGGCAAAAGCGACTATCTCGGCTGA
- a CDS encoding potassium channel family protein, which yields MSKTTDEAPQSRFARLRSTLRLLYHGQSPTAQRFQAAALIVDLAIIVFFILTPLLRENASFLWIDYSIAALLAADLIARALASTDVLRWMRQFPVIIDIFILLTLLAPTWLVNLGFLRIMRLWTLTRSSSFWRPLRKRGLETYQPTVQAVINLLVFLFVVTGFVYTAFANEDSGIAGYVDALYFTVATVTTTGFGDIVLPGTWGKLASIVIMIIGISLFVRLAQSIFRPYKVHFPCPQCGLQKHDPDAVHCKACGHVLNIPDHGHD from the coding sequence ATGAGCAAGACGACCGACGAGGCTCCCCAGAGTCGCTTTGCCCGGCTGCGGTCCACCCTGCGCCTGCTCTATCATGGTCAATCGCCCACCGCGCAACGCTTCCAGGCCGCGGCGCTGATTGTCGATCTGGCCATCATCGTCTTCTTCATTCTCACCCCGTTGCTGCGCGAGAATGCCTCGTTCCTGTGGATCGATTATTCGATCGCCGCGCTGCTGGCGGCAGACCTAATCGCCCGCGCGCTAGCCTCCACCGATGTGCTGCGCTGGATGCGGCAATTTCCGGTGATCATCGACATCTTCATCCTGTTGACGCTGCTGGCGCCGACCTGGCTGGTCAATCTAGGCTTTTTGCGCATCATGCGGCTGTGGACGCTGACGCGGTCCAGTTCGTTTTGGCGACCGCTGCGCAAGCGCGGGCTGGAGACCTATCAGCCCACCGTGCAGGCGGTAATCAACCTGCTGGTTTTCCTCTTCGTGGTGACCGGCTTTGTCTACACCGCCTTCGCCAATGAGGATTCCGGCATAGCGGGCTATGTCGATGCGCTCTATTTCACCGTAGCCACGGTCACCACGACGGGGTTTGGCGATATCGTCCTGCCCGGCACCTGGGGCAAGCTGGCTTCGATCGTCATCATGATCATCGGCATTTCGCTGTTCGTGCGATTGGCTCAGTCGATCTTTCGGCCATACAAGGTTCACTTCCCCTGCCCGCAATGCGGGCTGCAAAAGCACGATCCAGACGCCGTGCATTGCAAGGCTTGCGGGCATGTCCTCAACATTCCCGATCACGGCCACGATTAG
- a CDS encoding sensor histidine kinase, with amino-acid sequence MLSADFVIATAVAYVGLLFVLAFFGDRRARERKKSFLHSPAVYTLSISVYCTSWTFYGAVGNAARSGLEFLTIYLGPTIVFVGWYFVLRRLVRISHLQRITSVADLLSSRFGKSSRLAVLVTCIAVIGIAPYIALQLKAVTSSIQAVAGASEFGQGSLAGIDDVGLALGVAAAMALFTILFGTRHVDAKEQHHGVVAAIAFEAVVKLAALLAVGIFVVFIGGGFEAIFRNAAEQGFTLDAENTFDDRWLTTLGLSIAAIVCLPRQFQVTVVENSDENHLRVAGWAFPAYMMLMSIFILPIALYGLTTMPAGANPDMFALTLPMAAGQSGLALFAFIGGFSSATSMIILESIALSIMVSNHIVMPIVLRLTPSGRDGQGVSHLLLVARRFSIVLILSLGFFYFFFTRDSDALAPIGLISFTAIAQFFPAVLAALFWRDASLKAATAAIAAGFVIWVWSSFLPSFESVSPQVAELLRDGPWGISWLRPEALFGLDGFDPLTHAAFWSLSLNTFILVVGSLLTSQSTLERIQANVFVDVFRRGNIAPRNFMRGAATANDLYFVAERVLGERRAAALFETAARESGVEPAMLEPSPEFIGRLERELAGSIGAASAHVMLSKVVSGVEVSLEEVMQMADETQQVIEYSQQLEKTSAELRSTAQQLEDANAQLRVLDTQKDDFLSQVSHEVRTPMTSIRSFSEILLDKGELDEEQRHRFVSTIHQESLRLTRLLDEILDLSALERGERTWENVPTDAEAALERALSVCDALLRQRGMRVEFGSRARATMVDGDGDRLCQVFINIISNAVKYNDAESPILRVTSSTRAGFYVVEIADNGPGIGKAERGLIFEKFSRGQHGSADQSGAGLGLAISRQIVARMNGSLDLVAGPLPGACFRVRLAVLR; translated from the coding sequence TCTACACGCTCTCCATCTCGGTCTATTGCACCAGCTGGACCTTCTATGGCGCGGTCGGCAATGCGGCCCGCAGCGGGCTCGAATTCCTCACCATTTATCTCGGTCCCACCATAGTATTCGTCGGCTGGTATTTCGTGCTGCGGCGCCTCGTGCGCATCAGCCATCTCCAGCGCATCACCTCGGTCGCCGATCTGCTGTCCTCCCGCTTCGGCAAGTCGAGTCGCCTTGCCGTGCTGGTCACCTGCATCGCGGTGATTGGCATCGCGCCCTATATCGCCCTGCAACTCAAGGCCGTGACCTCCTCCATCCAGGCCGTCGCCGGAGCCTCCGAATTCGGGCAGGGGAGCCTTGCCGGCATCGACGATGTGGGTCTCGCGCTCGGTGTCGCGGCGGCCATGGCGCTGTTCACCATTCTGTTCGGCACACGCCATGTCGACGCCAAGGAACAGCATCATGGCGTGGTCGCGGCCATCGCCTTTGAGGCCGTGGTGAAGCTCGCCGCGCTCCTCGCCGTCGGCATATTCGTGGTTTTCATCGGCGGCGGCTTCGAGGCCATCTTCCGCAATGCGGCCGAGCAGGGCTTCACGCTCGACGCCGAAAACACCTTCGACGATCGTTGGCTGACCACCCTTGGCCTCTCCATCGCCGCCATCGTCTGTCTGCCGCGCCAGTTCCAGGTGACTGTGGTCGAAAACTCCGACGAAAACCATCTCCGCGTCGCCGGCTGGGCCTTCCCCGCTTACATGATGCTGATGAGCATCTTCATCCTGCCCATCGCGCTCTATGGGCTGACGACGATGCCCGCCGGCGCCAATCCCGACATGTTCGCGCTCACCCTGCCCATGGCCGCCGGCCAGAGCGGGTTGGCCCTGTTCGCCTTTATTGGCGGCTTCTCGTCAGCGACCTCCATGATCATCCTCGAATCCATCGCGCTCTCCATCATGGTGTCCAACCACATCGTCATGCCCATCGTGCTGCGGCTCACCCCCAGCGGCCGGGACGGGCAGGGGGTCAGCCACCTGCTGCTGGTAGCGCGGCGCTTCTCCATCGTGCTGATCCTGTCGCTGGGGTTTTTCTACTTCTTCTTCACCCGCGACTCCGACGCGCTGGCCCCGATTGGGCTGATCTCCTTCACCGCCATTGCCCAATTCTTCCCCGCCGTCCTCGCTGCGCTGTTCTGGCGCGATGCCTCGCTCAAAGCCGCCACCGCCGCCATCGCCGCAGGCTTCGTGATCTGGGTCTGGAGCAGCTTCCTGCCGTCGTTCGAATCCGTCTCGCCACAGGTAGCCGAATTGTTACGCGACGGCCCCTGGGGCATTTCCTGGCTGCGGCCCGAAGCCCTGTTCGGCCTGGACGGTTTCGACCCGCTCACCCACGCGGCCTTCTGGAGCCTGTCGCTCAACACCTTCATCCTGGTCGTGGGTTCGCTCCTGACCAGCCAGTCGACGCTCGAACGCATCCAGGCCAATGTCTTTGTCGACGTGTTCCGTCGCGGCAATATCGCGCCGCGCAATTTCATGCGGGGCGCCGCCACGGCCAACGACCTCTATTTCGTCGCCGAGCGCGTACTGGGCGAACGCCGCGCTGCTGCCCTGTTCGAAACCGCTGCGCGGGAGAGTGGGGTGGAGCCAGCCATGCTTGAGCCTTCGCCCGAATTTATCGGCCGGTTGGAGCGCGAACTGGCCGGCTCGATCGGCGCGGCCTCGGCCCATGTCATGCTGTCCAAGGTGGTTTCCGGCGTCGAAGTCTCGCTCGAAGAGGTCATGCAGATGGCCGACGAAACCCAGCAGGTCATCGAATATTCCCAGCAATTGGAAAAGACCTCGGCCGAGCTGCGCTCCACCGCCCAACAGCTTGAAGACGCCAATGCCCAGCTCCGCGTGCTCGACACCCAGAAAGACGATTTCCTCAGCCAGGTGAGCCACGAAGTCCGCACCCCGATGACCTCGATCCGCTCCTTCTCGGAAATCCTGCTCGACAAGGGTGAACTCGATGAGGAACAGCGCCACCGCTTCGTCTCCACCATCCACCAGGAGAGCCTGCGGCTGACCCGTCTGCTCGACGAAATCCTCGATCTCAGCGCGCTAGAACGCGGCGAACGAACGTGGGAAAATGTCCCCACCGACGCCGAGGCGGCATTGGAACGCGCCCTGTCAGTTTGCGACGCGCTGCTGCGCCAGCGCGGCATGCGCGTCGAGTTCGGCAGCCGGGCGCGAGCAACCATGGTGGACGGGGATGGCGATCGGCTCTGCCAGGTCTTCATCAACATCATTTCCAACGCCGTGAAATATAACGACGCCGAAAGCCCGATCCTGCGCGTCACTTCATCCACCCGCGCCGGTTTCTATGTCGTGGAAATAGCCGACAACGGCCCCGGCATCGGCAAGGCCGAACGCGGTCTGATCTTTGAAAAATTCTCGCGCGGACAGCATGGTTCAGCCGATCAAAGCGGCGCCGGCCTAGGCCTCGCTATCAGCCGGCAGATCGTGGCCCGCATGAACGGTTCGCTGGATCTGGTCGCCGGCCCGCTTCCCGGCGCATGTTTCCGCGTGCGGCTGGCCGTGCTGCGCTAA